A single genomic interval of Helianthus annuus cultivar XRQ/B chromosome 13, HanXRQr2.0-SUNRISE, whole genome shotgun sequence harbors:
- the LOC110900888 gene encoding uncharacterized protein LOC110900888 codes for MAQLLNNSNNANQISEKRYQQHEERFMAQEGEMRSQKASIQTIENQVGQLAKMLSERPQGSLPGNTEPNPRGHVNAVMTWSGKATGPDKSDSPPITDTVQTDASDEVHARRVPASTAQFQEPVKDFIPPVPYLSILKKQKNDEKHGKFLEMFKQLHINIPFVEALAQMPKYARFLKDILTNKKKLKSLSCVLMNENCSALLQNRLAEKMGDPGSFTLPYLIGSMSVSHALADLGASINLMPYKEQPVCQIDDDGSQGPDQFEEIDSEVEEKSKPSAEDPPSLELKELPPHLEYAFLDEECHLPVIISASLAKEEKRQLLEVLTLHKKAMAWKIMDIKGINPSFCTHKILIEDDYKPSAQHQRHLNPNMQDVVKKEVIKLLDAGLIYPISDSVWVSPVQVVPKKGGITVVPNDRNELIPTRTVTGWRVCIDYRKLNDATRKDHFPLPFIDQMLERLSGKSFFCFLDGFSGYFQIPIAPEDQEKTTFTCPFGTFAYWRMPFGLCNAPATFQRCMVAIFHDMIEDSMEVFMDDFSVFGSSFDQCLGNLKRMLMRCEETNLVLNWEKCHFMVKEGVVLGHKISEAGLEVDPAKVDIISKLPPPTSVRAIRSFLGHAGFYRRFIKDFSKIARPMTRLLEKDAPFVFSDECMKAFKQLKQRLIEALILVAPDWALPFEIMCDTSDYAIGAVLGQRREKHFHPIYYASKTLHDA; via the exons ATGGCCCAGCTGTTAAACAACTCTAACAATGCCAATCAAATATCTGAAAAGCGATACCAGCAGCATGAGGAGCGTTTCATGGCACAAGAAGGGGAAATGCGGAGCCAGAAGGCTTCAATACAAACCATTGAGAATCAAGTCGGCCAATTGGCCAAGATGTTGTCTGAAAGACCACAAGGTAGTCTCCCAGGTAACACAGAACCAAACCCGAGAGGGCACGTTAATGCAGTAATGACATGGAGTGGTAAAGCCACGGGACCTGACAAATCGGACTCACCACCGATCACTGATACGGTCCAAACTGACGCTTCAGACGAGGTACACGCTAGGCGagtcccagcaagtacagcacagtTCCAGGAGCCAGTTAAAGATTTCATTCCTCCTGTCCCATATCTGAGCATATTGAAGAAGCAAAAGAACGATGAAAAACATGGTAAGTTTTTAGAAATGTTTAAACAATTACACATAAACATACCGTTTGTTGAGGCGTTggctcaaatgcctaaatacgcAAGGTTCTTAAAAGACATCCtcacaaacaagaagaagctcaAAAGCTTGTCTTGTGTGTTGATGAATGAAAACTGTTCAGCCCTTCTCCAAAACCGTCTAGCTGAAAAGATGGGAGATCCGGGCAGTTTTACTCTTCCCTATCTCATTGGCAGCATGTCTGTCAGTCACGCATTAGCCGATTTAGGAGCTAGCATAAACCTTATGCCTTATAAG GAGCAGCCAGTCTGCCAAATCGATGATGATGGTTCTCAAGGTCCTGATCAATTTGAGGAGATTGACAGTGaagttgaagaaaagtccaaACCATCGGCTGAAGACCCACCGTCGTTGGAGTTAAAAGAACTCCCACCGCATCTCGAATATGCATTTCTAGACGAGGAATGTCACTTGCCAGTCATCATTTCAGCATCTCTAGCAAAAGAAGAAAAGAGACAACTTCTCGAAGTTCTAACGCTTCACAAGAAAGCTATGGCGTGGAAGATTATGGATATCAAAGGCattaatccttctttttgtactcataAAATTCTCATAGAAGACGATTATAAGCCTAGTGCACAGCATCAAAGGCATTTGAATCCTAATATGCAAGacgtggtgaagaaagaagtaaTTAAGTTGTTAGATGCAGGGCTGATTTATCCTATATCTGATTCTGTTTGGGTAAGTCCAGTGCAAGTAGTACCCAAGAAAGGTGGTATTACTGTAGTTCCAAACGATAGAAATGAACttattcctacccgtaccgtcactggaTGGCGAGTTTGCATCGATTATCGCAAACTGAACGATGCCACCCGTAAGgaccacttcccgcttccattcatcgaccagatgttggaacgtctgtcggggaagtcaTTTTTCTGTTTTCTGGATGGGTTCTCTGGATACTTTCAAATTCCTATCGCTCCTGAAGACCAGGAAAAGACTACCTTCACATGTCCtttcggcacattcgcctactGGCGTATGCCTTTTGGGCTGTGTAATGCACCAGCCACATTTCAGCGCTGCATGGTAGCCATTTTTCATGACATGATCGAAGACTCCATGGAagtattcatggatgatttctctgTTTTCGGGAGTTCTTTCGATCAGTGTCTTGGAAATCTGAAAAGAATGTTAATgagatgtgaggaaactaatctTGTGCTTAACTGGGAGaagtgccacttcatggtgaaagAAGGGGTAGTTCTTGGACACAAAATCTCTGAAGCTGGGTTGGAAGTTGATCCAGcaaaagtggatatcatttctaAACTTCCTCCTCCAACCTCGGTCAGAGCGATTAGAAGTTTCCTGGGTCATGCAGGGTTCTATAGGCGATTCAtaaaagacttttcaaaaatcgcaaGACCTATGACCCGTTTGTTAGAAAAAGATGCTCCGTTTGTGTTTTCAGACGAATGCATGAAAGCATTCAAGCAGCTTAAACAGAGGCTTATCGAAGCCCTTATTTTAGTTGCCCCAGATTGGGCGTTACCATTTGAGATAATGTGCGACACCAGTGATTACGCAATAGGAGCAGTCTTAGGACAGCGAAGGGAGAAGCATTTTCATCCTATATACTATGCCAGCAAAACTCTACACGATGCTTAG